One Coriobacteriia bacterium genomic region harbors:
- the hisB gene encoding imidazoleglycerol-phosphate dehydratase HisB codes for MGRISTISRATRETDIAATLDLDGEGRVIVVTGVPFFDHMLDAFGRHGLFDLTVAASGDLDVDAHHTVEDVGIVMGQAITQALGERTGITRFGSATVPMDEALVLAAVDISGRGQLCWAVDLPIEIIGTFDTTLAKEFLVALAANAGLTLHVRSLAGENSHHIIEAAFKAVARALKDAVALDPRVVGVPSTKGSL; via the coding sequence ATGGGACGCATCTCAACAATATCCCGCGCGACCCGCGAGACCGACATTGCGGCCACGCTTGACCTCGACGGGGAGGGGCGCGTGATCGTGGTGACCGGCGTGCCGTTCTTCGATCACATGCTCGACGCCTTTGGGCGCCATGGGCTCTTCGACCTCACGGTCGCCGCGTCCGGGGACTTGGACGTCGACGCACACCACACGGTTGAGGACGTCGGCATCGTGATGGGGCAGGCGATCACGCAAGCACTGGGGGAGCGCACCGGCATCACGCGGTTCGGCTCGGCAACGGTGCCGATGGACGAGGCGCTCGTGCTGGCCGCAGTCGACATTTCCGGCCGCGGGCAACTCTGCTGGGCCGTCGATCTGCCGATCGAGATCATCGGCACGTTCGACACCACGCTTGCGAAGGAGTTCTTGGTCGCGCTTGCCGCCAACGCGGGGCTGACGCTGCACGTGCGCTCGCTTGCGGGCGAGAACTCGCACCACATCATCGAAGCCGCGTTCAAGGCGGTCGCCCGCGCGCTCAAGGACGCGGTCGCGCTCGACCCGCGCGTGGTCGGCGTGCCCTCCACGAAAGGCAGCCTGTGA
- the hisH gene encoding imidazole glycerol phosphate synthase subunit HisH — protein sequence MSPRIAIVDYRMGNLRSVQKGFEHAGITDVVVTDDAAVIAAADGIVLPGVGAFRDAAANLRASGIEDTLRHRIGQGTPFLGICLGMQLLADVGLEDGEWVGLGLVPGTCERLPGGVKIPHIGWNTVEYPRESPLFDGIPESTAFYFVHSYRLAPQDSAAISGSTEYGVRFASAIQVGNIHAVQFHPEKSSTMGLKLLANFGRLAEEFAS from the coding sequence GTGAGCCCTCGCATCGCCATCGTCGATTACCGCATGGGCAATCTGCGCAGCGTGCAGAAGGGCTTCGAGCACGCCGGGATCACCGACGTGGTCGTGACCGACGATGCCGCCGTGATCGCGGCCGCCGACGGTATCGTGCTGCCGGGCGTAGGCGCGTTTCGCGACGCGGCCGCCAACCTGCGCGCGAGCGGTATCGAAGACACGCTGCGCCACCGCATCGGTCAGGGGACGCCGTTTCTCGGCATCTGCCTGGGGATGCAGCTACTCGCCGACGTCGGCCTCGAAGACGGCGAGTGGGTGGGGCTTGGCCTCGTACCGGGCACATGCGAGCGCCTTCCGGGCGGCGTGAAGATCCCGCACATCGGCTGGAATACCGTGGAGTATCCGCGCGAAAGCCCGCTGTTCGACGGCATTCCCGAGTCGACGGCGTTCTACTTCGTGCACAGCTACCGGCTGGCACCGCAGGATTCGGCCGCTATCTCCGGTTCGACTGAGTACGGTGTCAGGTTCGCCTCGGCCATCCAAGTCGGCAACATCCACGCTGTCCAGTTTCACCCCGAGAAATCGTCCACCATGGGCCTGAAGCTGCTCGCCAACTTCGGCCGCCTTGCCGAGGAGTTCGCATCGTGA